The following proteins come from a genomic window of Melospiza melodia melodia isolate bMelMel2 unplaced genomic scaffold, bMelMel2.pri scaffold_28, whole genome shotgun sequence:
- the LOC134433891 gene encoding olfactory receptor 14J1-like, producing the protein LHYGTLLGSRACAHMAAAAWASAFLSAVMHTANTFSLPLCHGNALGHFFCEIPQILKLSCSNSNLREFGLLVVTGSLGFGCFVFMVFSYVQIFRAVLRIPSEQGRHKAFSTCLPHLAVVSLFISTGTFAHLKPPSISSPSLDLALSVLYSVVPSQ; encoded by the coding sequence ctgcactacgggaccctcctgggcagcagagcttgtgcccacatggcagcagctgcctgggccagcgcCTTTCTCAGTGctgtcatgcacacagccaatacattttctctgcccctctgccatggcaatgccctgggccacttcttctgtgaaatcccacagatcctcaagctctcctgctcaaattctaacctcagggaatttgggcttctTGTAGTTACTGgtagtttaggttttggttgttttgtgttcatggttttctcctatgtgcagatcttcagggctgtgctgaggatcccctctgagcagggacggcacaaagctttttccacctgcctccctcacctggctgtggtgtccttgtttatcagcactggcacatttgctcacctgaagcccccctccatttcctccccatccctggatctggccctgtcagttctgtactcagtggttccttca